A region of the Penicillium psychrofluorescens genome assembly, chromosome: 6 genome:
GATCCATAGACCACCGCAGTCTCGCGCTAAAAACAACACATATCTTCATCTCAGAGGATTTTGGGGAACACCACAAAACAAGAAGACCGGAGACCACAGGTTTAGTGGTCGTACCCAGCTCCTCGTTGCCATGGGCTTGAGTTGTTTTGAGTCCTGTAGGTTGTCGTCAATGCCGAGGCGCCCACGGGGCCATCGTAGCGAGGCGAGGGCGAAGCGGCCCGGTACTGATCGTAGCCGGGAGGAGGaccgcggctgctggggaAGAGCGGCACCGATGGGTCCACGGGCGACGCAGGAGGCTGGCGAGCATCGTGGGGGTGAACGCTGGCGCCATTTCCACTGGAGATGGATGTCTGGTCATCCTCAAACGGGTTGTGCTGGTATCCTCCCTTGGGCTCGTTGCGGGCGGTCGCACCTAAGGCATCCAACTCGGTATTCAATTGAGTCTGCGACTTGATGAACGAGCCACGGTCATCGCGCATCGGCTGGTACCGCGTATCCGGGTCTTTCGAGAAGACGGCATAACCCGCAGAGATCAGAACAAGGACTAGTAGGACTAGAGCAAAGACTGCGTTGtagacgaagaagatgacaccCATAACACCGGACACCATGCCTGGCGGGTTAAACACATCCgagaagacgagaaggaagatcGCGTTGAGGAAATTGACCGCGGcaatggagatgttgaaCACATTGGTCTTCTTGTCCATCCATGGGCGGAGAACGGAGACACCGACTAGCATACCTGCCTCAAGAATGACTAGAGCCACGGTCTGAACGACGGGAGCGGGCTGGCTCAGACCAATAAACATTCCCTTAACGAGGATGTAAAATAGAACTGGCACAACAAAGTAGTATGCCGTCGCACGGTACTGCACGTAGAGGAAACCCCACTTGTTGAGGGAGGTAGGATCCGAGTATAGGATGTAGGCCGGGTTCTTGTGAAGCATTACCGATCGTTTAGCCAAGCGAATGACCTTTTGTGCCGCCCAGCCGAGTACGATCAGTAGGGATAGGAATATCACTACCGCTAAGACGACCTCAGCGGGCGAATCCCGTTGGGTGAACTCCCACATGCAAAGAACAACCATTTGGGGGAACCCAATGAGCGCCATCCGGAACAGAATGCCACGAAGGACGACCTTCCAACCATGCCGGAAGTCTTGGAACTTGTCACTCTGCATCTTACCGTGCTTAGCAAGCAATTCGCAGATCCCCTTGAAGGCTGTAACGATAATCGTGACAAAGACCACGAAGaccacgaagaagatgagacCAGTCAGGAAGACATTGGTTTCCTCAATGTCCGCCTTGAATCCAACACGACTAATACCCCGTACAATGACGAGCTGTTGGGTGCCCGAGTTGTCCCTTTTCATGAGATAAGAGGCCCCTCTCTTAACGAACGACACCATAGTGTCCATCATTGGATCAATCACGTCGCGCTTCCGACGTTTGAGAACCTCGACCGAGGTAGTTGAAAGTTTGGATAGTAGAGTCGTAGGAGTTCCACCGGTGGATCGTTGATACCAGGTGCAAATCGTTTGGAGAAAGTTCACATGGATGATTCCCATACTCCACTGGAAGTTCTGGGTCCATGCTTCCACAATCGGGGGCATGTGAACCGAAGTCATGCCCATCATCGCCTGGCCCTGCATGAATccgaagagagagagggcaTTAGCCGCGACGTGGGCCGCCGTATTGGAATGTCCAAGCCCAGAAGTGATAGCGGAGGCTGCCAAGCCTAGACCTGAGATAATGGCAGTAACCCAAGCAACTGCTTCTTGGTACACAGTTTTGCTGTTGGAAAGCTGGGCTTGTACACAggcaatcttctccttcgtGTCCAGGCTCAGAAGCTCGACCTTGACGCTCGCATCGAGATCGGGAACGGTGTATGCAATGCCTTGCAGGTGTCATTTTGTCAGCATATTGGGATTTTTCAGGAGCAAAACTGCATGACTTACTAGGAATGCCTTGGATTGTCGACTCCGGAATCGGGATATGAATAGCGGGAGGATCGATGGCGCCTGCGGGCATCGGACACAATTGCACACCCTGGTTCTGGAAGGAGCAAGGATCGATGGTCTTCTGCAATATGGTGTAGCCATAGGCAGTGAGGGACACGTCAGCCAGGATCTTACCCTTGACTGCTGACACGCCCTTGAACTCCAGCTCCAAGGTTTTGTTTCCGGGATAGAACATAACGTGGAAGTAGGTTGCCGTAAAGTTGCTGCTCTCCATGCACACACTGAGCGCATCGGATTCGATGTAGTCGACCGCTGACACCAGCGGCGCCACGAAGGCGACGAAGTAGGTGAGAAGCGATATTAACCGCATGATGGCGGATTGTGATTAAGAGTTGATGGGagggacgaggaggaggggggaaagGGTGAGCGAAGAATATGACAGCCGGTGCCGGGCACTCCTGAGTACCACGTTGCGAACGGCCGGATGCGGAAGTCTCAGGAAATGATGGGCTCTGCCAGTGCGGCGGGCCAGACCCGATGCGAACTATATCCGGGTTGATCACACCACGAATCTGGAGTGTTTTTTGCTTTCCCTTCCAAGTCGATGATTATCGCGGGGTGTAGTGGTCACTCTTCACGGCGTCATCGAACGGCCGAGTCGAACAAAGATCGGAGTCCCGGGATGGCCAACGGGCGCAAAGTATAGAACGAGAGTAGTCGGGCGCTAGAGGTCCCAGGatgagggagggagggaggttgCGGGTCTTTCTCGAAGCCGGTAGTGAAAGCGAGTGAATGGCGACGGACCGTCCGGGAAGGGATGGAGGGTCGCAAGAGCGGCAGATGACCCAGGGGCGAGGGAGATGGGAGGTTCGGGAAAGTTGACCACGACGATTATTCCCCAGGGGTGTCGATcaggaggagaaaagaaagcgcGAAAGTCGAGCGAGGGGATagatagaagaagaaggggcgATGTTTAGATTTTTGTTTTGGGGCAAAAGTGAGGGAgcgagcgagagcgagagtcGGATTGCGAAGATTGTCTGTCAGGGACAGGAATGTGTATTGCTGACCCGTATTTTTACCGAGGCGCCCGTCACACATCCAATCAGCGTGGAGCCTCGCCGTATTGGACATGCTGCACGCGTCAGCCACTTTAGACCGGGTTCTTTCTCATCCTTGTATGTTTGTTTCGGTCTCAAGGGTGAGCTCCTCTATCTCACGGAATTCTAACTCTGCTAGAAATGGCCGACTACTGCACTCCTGTGTGGCATACGCGCGTCCAGGACTGACCCCGGAAGCGGACGATGGAGCGTGGCGGGCTCCAGCGGGTCTGTGACGCCTTCAGATTTGCAGACTGGGGATTATCTCAGCGGTGTACCAGAGGAACTGTGGCGAGTGGGCCGGTACCATCAAGTACCGTTCGCGGTCCTTTTGCTGACAGTCTCCACCCCTGTATCTCTTCTGCCTGGTCTCCCGCGCAGTGGGCATAGCTACATAATTACTACGGAGAGCCGTGGATCCTTCACCTCGTCGCACGAAAGGGTGTGCTTGAGTCGTGAACTATGCATTCGTCTTCGAAGCGTATCGAGCCCGACCGACTACGACTAGCACAGAGGCTAGTCGTTAGGCTACCCGGGGGGCATGGAGTCTAGATCGTCATATTGGGGAATAGATCAAAATGTTCTTTGAGAGCACATCTCTTGATGTAACTACAGTAACTGCATAGATACTGAAGATGCCTGACAAAATATTAGTGCTCACAACTGCTAGGCCACCTGCAGTAGTGGACCTGGTGGTGCAGGGGAGGCGCAATCCAATTTACCGAGTATTTGCACAGCCTCCTTGGCGTGGTTTAGGCCTACTGCCGAGAACTCCAGGCTGCGATGATACTCTAGGCGTTCTTCAGGGGAACGCCTGTGTGAGACGAAATGTCTCAGCCATCTAACCTGGCGTTCTTTTCTAGAGACACGATTATACATCCGTTGAGAACACCGAATACAGTCCAAATTTACGAGGAGCGCTGATCCGCGGCGGAGAGTGCGCGTCATGACGTCGGGCTCGGTGGTCGGACAGCAACGCCATCCATGTAGGGGGTCTTCACACCAAGAAAATGATCGCTTGGTGTCTTCGGAATAGCAGTCACCAGGTGGTCGCATGATCGGAGCATGGATCAGGGGACTGACCTCAGCATCTGACCCATGGGTGCGCACCGAGTTATTTTTGGCTCTGAAAATTCGGTGTCGCTGACTGTACCCCTGGCTCGGCCCGGATCAACTTTGGCCACCACCGTGCAGAATCAATCACTCGATGCTCCTAGATGAGCATCTGTGGCTTAGCAAAATAAATTTCTGCCAAGGGCTTGCCTAACTTGGCATTACTGTCTTGGTGAGAATCGCTCTCTGGTGGATAACCAAGACCAGGATTCCGATACTATTCCTGGATAAGATCCGATGGCGAAATGATTCTATCGTTCCAGCGAGTTCCTTATCACTAAATCCCCCACCGAAGAAGCGAGTTCATAGTCCATGATTGCGTTTTCGGGGTAGTCATTGCCCCACTTCATAGAGTAACCGGGCCTTACATAGTAGTGTCGACAGCATGAAGCTTTTCTCACTACTATCTCTTTTGACCTGCTTTTCCCATGTTGGAATATAGGACTTTCTTAATGAGGTTCAATTTGGAAATCAATGACTTATCTCCTTCGTGTCTTATGCAAGCTGGTTGATATATATTGCAACATGAAAGGAGTCTTGTAAGTGGTGGCCTGCAAATTGGTACATGCCCATATTGctaagatatatatatcgtGGCGACCCATAACCGCATGTTTGAACCCGCCGAGTATAACCCATTTCACAATTTATACATAGACACCTTAAGTGATAGTTTTCAAGTTTAATATCTTCAACACCGATGCTATGGACTTCTTCATCCAACGCTCTATTGAATAGGGAGGATTAGCCAAATGGATTCTTTTATGTTGGAAACAATTTACTACAGAATCGGACGTACTAGTGTAATACATGGCCCTAGAAATTCAAAAATCACCGAATCTTCGTGTTAGTTTCGATCATAATCTGATGTATGGCCTAATTCCTAATTGGCTTCATTGTAAAGTCACGGATTGGACACCCCCAAAATCAGGCACCATAGACAATCGTCCTATCAGCACGTGATGTGGAGTTTTGCcagcgaaaaaaaaaaagttgtTCCGCCTGGACTTTCGACTCGCGATCGACTCGAGCGAGGCAATTTCCTCCACACATCCGACTTTTTGCATTATCACCTGGTTCGCTCAACCATACTACCCCATTGCCGGACTTACCCCCACAATGGCCGGCTCTGTCGACGCAAAGTCGATCTccaagaagcggaagagaaaGCACGCCGCAAAACCTGCGACAGACAATGTCCCGAAGCCGGCAACCGAGACCGATGAAAGCTCACCCGCGACCGCGAAGAAAAATACTGCGTCTGTCACAAAGGCTGCGGTTGACAAATCgaccaagaagcgcaaagTGAGCCAATCGCCGAGTGACGACGAAAGCGATGATAACGAGCACGCCGATGAGCAGTCAGAggccagcgacgacgacgaggaggaggaggtttCAACGAACGGAAATGGTGCTGCTACGGATCTACCTACCATGGACGACGTTACCCTCCCTCAGACAGGCGCTGAGCTGCAAAAGTTCACGGAGCTGAATCTCTCGGAGAAGACCATGCAGGCGATCAACGATATGGGATTCGAGACGATGAccgagatccagcagcgcaCTATTCCTCCACTGCTGGCAGGCCGGGATGTTCTTGGTGCTGCCAAGACGGGCTCCGGAAAGACTCTGTCGTTCCTGATCCCTGCCGTGGAAATGCTGAGCGCACTACGATTCAAGCCTCGGAATGGTACTGGTGTCATTGTCGTGTCTCCTACCCGTGAACTGGCGCTGCAAATTTTTGGAGTCGCCCGAGAACTCATGGCGCACCACTCGCAAACGTATGGCATTGTCATCGGAGGTGCCAACCGACGGGCTGAGGCGGACAAGTTGGTCAAGGGTGTCAACCTTATCATTGCCACTCCCGGCCGTCTTCTTGACCACCTGCAAAACACACAGGGATTCGTGTTCAAGAACCTCAAGACCCTGGTCATCGATGAGGCGGATCGGATTCTGGAGGTCGGAttcgaggatgagatgcGACAGATCGTGAAGATTCTACCGTCGGAGGAACGCCAGACCATGCTGTTCTCTGCCACTCAGACCACCAAGGTTGAGGATCTGGCACGGATATCCCTGCGACCCGGTCCGCTATACATCAATGTCGACCACCGCAAGGAACACAGCACCGTGGAAGGCTTGGAGCAAGGCTACGTGGTCTGCGAGGCCGACAAGCGCTTTTTGCTCCTGTTTTCGTTCCTCAAGCGTAacttgaagaagaagatcattgtcttcttctcgagctgCAACTGTGTCAAGTACCACGCCGAGCTCCTGAACTACATCGACCTGCCCGTTCTGGAGTTGCACGGGAAAcagaagcagcagaagcGCACCAACACCTTTTTTGAGTTCTGCAACGCCAAGCAAGGCACTCTGATTTGTACCGACGTCGCCGCTCGTGGCTTGGATGTTCGTTTCCCGCTTCCCCCTTTCTGTTTCTGAACTCCTGCTCATTTCTTGATGATAGATCCCCGCCGTCGACTGGATCATCCAGTTCGACCCCCCCGATGATCCCCGTGATTATATCCACCGTGTCGGACGAACCGCTCGCGGTGCCGACGGCAAGGGTCGCAGCCTGATGTTCCTGCAGCCGTCGGAGGTTGGGTTCCTGAAGCATCTGAAGGAAGCCCGCGTGCCTGTCGTCGAGTTTGAGTTCCCCGCGTCGAAGATTGTCAACGTGCAGTCTCAACTGGAGAAGCTGATCGGACAGAACTACTATCTCAACAAGGTACGTTTTGATTTGTCTTAAGCCATTCTACATACTAATTCTCATTTCGTCTAGTCGGCCAAGGAAGGATACCGGTCGTACCTCCAGGCGTACGCCTCGCACTCGCTGCGGTCGGTGTTTGATGTGCACAAGCTGGACTTGGtcaaggtggccaagggCTTTGGATTCTCTACGCCGCCGCGGATCGACATCCAGCTGGGCGCTAGCCTGAGccgggagaagaagcagcagcagcagggccggCGCACGTATGGCAGCCAGCCGAACAACAAGGGGCTGAAGTTCAAGCGGAAGCATGATGATTGAGTCCCCAAAAGCATTTTCTTTGCGGCGTTTCATGGATATCTGAATATAATGGAAGTCTGTACAGCCTATGTCCTGATCCGTGCGCGATGGATACCTACATTCCTGCACCGCTGGTACATACTTCGTAGAATAAAGCCATGTGGGCACGATGATATCTCCCACGTGACACGTTCCGGCCCCAAATCCTCAATGTGATGAGTTGGCAGGCGCTAGGGCCAATGATGGATCTCGGCGTCGTCAGGGCGACCATGACGAACCGGTTCTTGGTTGGTGCGGGTCGGACGGGGAGATGCAGTGTGATGGGCTGTGTCTGTGTCGGTCTTCGGTATTCAGTTGTACTATagacaggaggaagagccaaGTCGTACGGCGAGTGGAAGACCTGACCTACGGCCAGCGAACCACGGAACCGCAGCAGATCCCGTTTGTTTACTATCGCAAGTACTGTCCCGGTACCCTTTGTATGGTGGGTCCCCGCCCCAGTGACTTGCCCGCTACCTCGGGTGCCAGCGCATCcagccatcttcttttccctgCCTGGAGAGGCTGGGCACGTTGGACCGTCAAGCTTTCATGCATTCATCCatccctccttctctctctgtctttATCCCTCGcgtctcttttctttctttcttccctccttccctcccccagccccagcccAATCGTCTGGTCTCATTGGATGTGAGGGATCGGCGCACCTGCTCGTTCGTTCCCCCCCAGACCGACATTGCTTTTTCCTCTCGCCTCTCCCCTATCTGCCATTTTCATCTCTTCTCTACACCATTCAGGTGCTCGCGCTGGTACGCCTCAACTCCTGTCAAATACCAATCTTCCCCGGGAATCCTCTCAACCCGTccctttccctccctctACCCCCCGCACACCGCAGTGTGCCTCGTGTCGACCAGCCCGGGACCAGCCCTCCTGCatccccctccccccccctctATCGGCTGCAACAGAGCATGCGACTGTAGGCCTGAAGACGCCGTCTCCATCATGGGGGTCGACACTCGCAGACCGATCCTACCCGCTCCCACGGAGTCCATTATCGATACCGTCGACAGCGCTGAGGGCACAGATCTAGCAACTGACCTTTCTCGCCGCACAGACAAGACGTCGTACTCTATCCCAGACGACGGTAGCCCGGTTACAGTCTCCACTGGTCGCCATCGAGATCGCGACGACTCCAAGCTGTCGCGCTCGCACCGGGACTCGCAGACCTCTCTGCTGATCGAGTACTTCGAGGGCGGCAAAGGATCAGGCGCTGTGGTCTCCCGTCCCAGTGTGCGAGTGCGGGTCACACCCTCATCCGCTAGAAAGTCCAAGGACCGCCGGGAGCACATCCAGATCACCGAGTCCGGCTCCAGTCGCAAACCGTCATACACCCGGCGCATCTCGCTGACGCCATCGTCCAAGCAGAACAAGCTGTACGACGCGGAGGAGCAGAGCGTCAGCTCCTCCAATTCTGCTGTGGAAGAGGGCGATCAGTCCTCCTCTCGACGTCCGCCAGTCGAGATCGAATTTGTCAACAACCGAGACCAGGGAAGCGAGCTTTCCACTGTCTCGCGAGACACCAGATACATGCCTGTCACATCTGACGTCTCGACCATGCCTCCAGACAGCATGGTGGAAGgcgcctcgtcggccggCCCGCGGCGGAAACGCAGCCAGAGCCTCGAGCGAGGTTCACCCGGCGAAGACAAGGGATTTCTCAAGACGCCATCACGACAAAGAAGCCGCAGCCTGAGCACGGAGCGAATTGCGCACCTCGCAGCGGAAAAGCTCGGTGGATCGCCTCAAGAAGCCTCCAGCGGCAAGCAGCGAACCAAGGGCGCCAGCAAGGATTACTTGGAAGCCGATTTAAAGCCTTCCCGTCGACGACGCCGTGCAtacaaggaagaagacgtcGTCCCCAGTGCCGAGTCGAGTCTTTTGAGCACATCTGCAGTTTCCTCAAACCGCAGATCCGACCAGTACTCGATTCGATCCGGTGCCTCCAAAtcctccatcaacaacccgAAGCTGCTCGAAACGGTCGAGGATGCCATCCGAAGATTGATCCTGCCCGagctcaaggagctcaaAAAGGATCAGAAGGTCATGTCAAACAAGTCCAAGTTCGACCGCGACATGACAACATCCTATTCGTCTACCAGTTCCAGAGATGAGTTTGGCCGACGCCTCTCGAAACATGCGAGCGCACCGGATGTCATGAAACCCAAGGTTGTCTTGAACAGGGACAGCAAAGACGAAGGCATCATCCTTGCGGGCGACTCCACCCGAAGCAAGGAGCGCAAGTCGAGCAAAAGCAGCGAGACTTCTGATCCGGCATATCTGAAGGTGGCCAATCGGCCTGAGCTCACCGAGAGTGACAAAGTTCGACGACAGCGGAGCAAAGGTCTTCGCGATGCTCATGCTGCTGGGCTCGTGGGTACGGCCCTGACGGCAGCTGCACTAAACCATCACGACTCCAAATCCAGTCTCGACAAGAAGGAAcgccggaggaagaagagtggTTCTCGGAAGAGCAGTGGAAGCTTCAACGATAccgagctggtcttccagaaacacaaagTGCCTCCCATGCCCATGCGCAGCGAGATCGATTCGGAATTGACCCGCGactctctcctctcccagCGTACCGAGAGCCCTACTcctcgcaagaagaagtcaCAGGTGGAGGAGGTCCTTCGAGGTTCGCCAAGACAACTTTCAGTGTCTCCCAAATCCCGCACTCCTACGCGGGCACCTCTCAATAGTCTGGGCATGCGCCTCAACAACCAGTCGTCTCACAACATCTCGACACACAGTGGCTCAGACCGTGACTTACGTGCGAAGAGCGGGTCACCCGGCACTGACGCTGATGACTGGGCCATTGCTGCAGCCGCGGCAgccaacctcctcgatgCTGCCCAGCCGGGCCATCTCACGCCAGAGGGCAAACATTTTGACGAGGGCCCTGGTCGAGCCTTGAGCCCAATCCAGAGCGTTGCTAGCGACCAGACCGAGACGCATGAAACGCACCATCAAGCCCAATACGGGAAGCAGGCTGGCTATGAAGGCCAGCGAGATATTGAGCCCCGACTTTCCATCGGCTCCCTTTCTTCGGCACCCAGCACCAACCTCGCGCGTTCCACGCGGAAAGATGGCCAGGCGGGCCCTGCATTCCCTTTTGAACGATCACGCCGAGCCTCGGAGGAAGGCATGTACGGGCCTGACGACGACGCCAGACACTCGATACTCACCGACGCCGACAGCGACGTTCACTACCTTgacaagatcaaagaggGCCAACATGTTGCTGATGGTGCTGCAGCCAACCCTGAGTTTGTTCACCCGGCGGATATCGAATCAGCCGTTGCGTCCCTGATGGACCCTTCTGTCCTGGACTCGCAATCGACCCAATCTGGCAATCGCTCGCAGAGTGACCTGGTAGAACGAGGAGTCAGTCGCAGTCCGGAGAAGCCAGCTAGCGAGGGGTATCGTAGCAGTCCTCTGAAGCAACGCCACAATGCTTCCAGTCCTGATGATACTTCCTTCCCACGACGTATCGGGGCCACCTCGCCCCCGCAGAGTGTTACCCAATCTATCGAAGAACTTGATGAGGCAGCTCTCCTTGGTGCCGGTGCGGCCGGTGCAGCTCTTGCTGCCCGTGGAATGGAGACTCcagttggagatggagctCGCAGCCTAGACTCCGAGTCTGAGATCAACACCAACCCCTCAATCATCCAGGGTCCCATTGGCGGCGCCACCCAGGGAAACAGAGACCATTGGGCATACGACTCTCGGTCCCCCGATCGGGTTCCCTACTACGAATCTGCTGCAGCTCAGGCCACTGGACTCAAGAACCTGAGCTCCGAACAGCAGCGAGGACTCGATGCTGAATACTACCAGACCGCCAAGGACATTtttggtgacgatgatgtTTATGGGGCAGACGACCATGCTGCAGCTCGACAATTGTTTGGTACGCCACCGGGGGCTAAGGATGAGGGCTATGTGTCGGCTGCCAATCCCATGTCTCCAAGCATCGGCACTCCCAAGCAAGGCACTCGAGGCGTTGGCGGCTTGGATGCTGCGGGTGTGGATGCATTCGACAGCCCTGCTTCAGCAGATGATCCTTTTGTGCCCGGTCACCAGAGACACCTGAGCGGTTTCTCCCATGGTGTTGGCTTGCCTCTTTATGATAGCGCAACCGGCAGAGGCATCGAGAGAATCCAGTCCCAGGACATCGTTGCTCTTATGGATCATGTATGTTGACTTCCCCAGTTTCATTGTTCTGAAAATTGCTAACACAACTCTTCCAGCTCACCGTTCGTGATGCGCAGCGCAATGCCAGAG
Encoded here:
- a CDS encoding uncharacterized protein (ID:PFLUO_008795-T1.cds;~source:funannotate), which encodes MAGSVDAKSISKKRKRKHAAKPATDNVPKPATETDESSPATAKKNTASVTKAAVDKSTKKRKVSQSPSDDESDDNEHADEQSEASDDDEEEEVSTNGNGAATDLPTMDDVTLPQTGAELQKFTELNLSEKTMQAINDMGFETMTEIQQRTIPPLLAGRDVLGAAKTGSGKTLSFLIPAVEMLSALRFKPRNGTGVIVVSPTRELALQIFGVARELMAHHSQTYGIVIGGANRRAEADKLVKGVNLIIATPGRLLDHLQNTQGFVFKNLKTLVIDEADRILEVGFEDEMRQIVKILPSEERQTMLFSATQTTKVEDLARISLRPGPLYINVDHRKEHSTVEGLEQGYVVCEADKRFLLLFSFLKRNLKKKIIVFFSSCNCVKYHAELLNYIDLPVLELHGKQKQQKRTNTFFEFCNAKQGTLICTDVAARGLDIPAVDWIIQFDPPDDPRDYIHRVGRTARGADGKGRSLMFLQPSEVGFLKHLKEARVPVVEFEFPASKIVNVQSQLEKLIGQNYYLNKSAKEGYRSYLQAYASHSLRSVFDVHKLDLVKVAKGFGFSTPPRIDIQLGASLSREKKQQQQGRRTYGSQPNNKGLKFKRKHDD
- a CDS encoding uncharacterized protein (ID:PFLUO_008794-T1.cds;~source:funannotate); the encoded protein is MRLISLLTYFVAFVAPLVSAVDYIESDALSVCMESSNFTATYFHVMFYPGNKTLELEFKGVSAVKGKILADVSLTAYGYTILQKTIDPCSFQNQGVQLCPMPAGAIDPPAIHIPIPESTIQGIPSIAYTVPDLDASVKVELLSLDTKEKIACVQAQLSNSKTVYQEAVAWVTAIISGLGLAASAITSGLGHSNTAAHVAANALSLFGFMQGQAMMGMTSVHMPPIVEAWTQNFQWSMGIIHVNFLQTICTWYQRSTGGTPTTLLSKLSTTSVEVLKRRKRDVIDPMMDTMVSFVKRGASYLMKRDNSGTQQLVIVRGISRVGFKADIEETNVFLTGLIFFVVFVVFVTIIVTAFKGICELLAKHGKMQSDKFQDFRHGWKVVLRGILFRMALIGFPQMVVLCMWEFTQRDSPAEVVLAVVIFLSLLIVLGWAAQKVIRLAKRSVMLHKNPAYILYSDPTSLNKWGFLYVQYRATAYYFVVPVLFYILVKGMFIGLSQPAPVVQTVALVILEAGMLVGVSVLRPWMDKKTNVFNISIAAVNFLNAIFLLVFSDVFNPPGMVSGVMGVIFFVYNAVFALVLLVLVLISAGYAVFSKDPDTRYQPMRDDRGSFIKSQTQLNTELDALGATARNEPKGGYQHNPFEDDQTSISSGNGASVHPHDARQPPASPVDPSVPLFPSSRGPPPGYDQYRAASPSPRYDGPVGASALTTTYRTQNNSSPWQRGAGYDH
- a CDS encoding uncharacterized protein (ID:PFLUO_008796-T1.cds;~source:funannotate), which codes for MGVDTRRPILPAPTESIIDTVDSAEGTDLATDLSRRTDKTSYSIPDDGSPVTVSTGRHRDRDDSKLSRSHRDSQTSLLIEYFEGGKGSGAVVSRPSVRVRVTPSSARKSKDRREHIQITESGSSRKPSYTRRISLTPSSKQNKLYDAEEQSVSSSNSAVEEGDQSSSRRPPVEIEFVNNRDQGSELSTVSRDTRYMPVTSDVSTMPPDSMVEGASSAGPRRKRSQSLERGSPGEDKGFLKTPSRQRSRSLSTERIAHLAAEKLGGSPQEASSGKQRTKGASKDYLEADLKPSRRRRRAYKEEDVVPSAESSLLSTSAVSSNRRSDQYSIRSGASKSSINNPKLLETVEDAIRRLILPELKELKKDQKVMSNKSKFDRDMTTSYSSTSSRDEFGRRLSKHASAPDVMKPKVVLNRDSKDEGIILAGDSTRSKERKSSKSSETSDPAYLKVANRPELTESDKVRRQRSKGLRDAHAAGLVGTALTAAALNHHDSKSSLDKKERRRKKSGSRKSSGSFNDTELVFQKHKVPPMPMRSEIDSELTRDSLLSQRTESPTPRKKKSQVEEVLRGSPRQLSVSPKSRTPTRAPLNSLGMRLNNQSSHNISTHSGSDRDLRAKSGSPGTDADDWAIAAAAAANLLDAAQPGHLTPEGKHFDEGPGRALSPIQSVASDQTETHETHHQAQYGKQAGYEGQRDIEPRLSIGSLSSAPSTNLARSTRKDGQAGPAFPFERSRRASEEGMYGPDDDARHSILTDADSDVHYLDKIKEGQHVADGAAANPEFVHPADIESAVASLMDPSVLDSQSTQSGNRSQSDLVERGVSRSPEKPASEGYRSSPLKQRHNASSPDDTSFPRRIGATSPPQSVTQSIEELDEAALLGAGAAGAALAARGMETPVGDGARSLDSESEINTNPSIIQGPIGGATQGNRDHWAYDSRSPDRVPYYESAAAQATGLKNLSSEQQRGLDAEYYQTAKDIFGDDDVYGADDHAAARQLFGTPPGAKDEGYVSAANPMSPSIGTPKQGTRGVGGLDAAGVDAFDSPASADDPFVPGHQRHLSGFSHGVGLPLYDSATGRGIERIQSQDIVALMDHLTVRDAQRNARDTEMLVTLVRSAAEMRTSFEQMKKFIAQQDDLIMESSDKQHERTQKALGGPRPLPPSGSRSRGLNMEDGEDAQSKRKNVFKRALKGLSLKSGNDLTKIEGMLEQLLEEVEMLRTEQGLSPRNGAAGLAGFDRDDYEPTGPGATTPTKSPAAYLSNTPRPTNGQRRDSDRVSPVHQADDEDIELDDDDVYMTEHLPVQEPARHERAGSLPLPLSTPSRKPVASGARSTETTPQTADKARKHKSNSSSILPKISRWSKTTASTFSDNFRSSMQPGRKERPYSEVSRSGSDLADDAYRADHYDPRGDDRIRSTYTLEDNQQQENRPPSPLVPSQVSEAPKYRAHRGSLDLLHPQPRQGPTGRFQTHLESQAQTYGSPVSPTSEQWAGSNPILAAVHPNQNRYSGVSGGSRLSPISDTGYSETSSRATGPPRPPKVKDEGPLIPERPPKIQEDKTDAYGGGDRITSRSSAMRPASKQTTTPTRKPTGPRPLNSSGTYSPSNIKRTRYRGSPTQIDYEDDY